AGTGCGGCTACTGCACGCCCGGCATCATCGTGAGCGTCTGCGCCTTCCTCGAGGAGCATCCGACTCCGACGCACGAGGAGATCCGCGAGATGCTGGCCGGCCATCTCTGCCGCTGCACCGGCTACCATTTCATCGTGGAGGCCATCGCCGAGGCCGCGCGCAGCCTGGCAAGCAGCCAGAAGGCTTGACGCGATAGATCGAGTCGGGCATTGTGCATACACCGCGGGCAGAGTCGCCTACCTTCGTCACTGACGCCGTCATGCTGCTCACGTGAGTCTTCGAGAGGGACGGGAGGTCCGGACTATGCGGAGCTGGCTCAAGCGATTGACCTTGAGCGCGGGCGCGGTGGCGGCCGTCATGACCATGGCGGCTCACGCTCCGACGGCGCAGCCCAAAGAGATCGTGATCGGGGTGCTCTATCCCACCACGGGCCCCACGGCCCAGGCGGGTATCGACTCCAAGACCGCCGCGGAGCTCGCTGTGGAGATCGTCAACGGCAAGCATGATCTCGACCTGCCCCTGGCCCGGACCGAGGGGCTGCCGAACCTCGGGGGGGCCAAGGTCCGCCTCATCGTGGTCGACCATCAGGGCAAGCCCGAGCTCGGCCAGTCCGAGGCCGAGCGGCTCATCACGCAGGAGAAGGTGATCGCGCTCTACGGCGCCTACCACAGCTCGGTCTCGGCCACGGCCAGCCAGGTCGCCGAGCGTTACGGCATCCCGTATCTATCCGGTGAGTCGTCCTCGCCCACGCTGCACCGGAGGGGCTTCAAGTGGTTCTTCCGCACGAGCCCGCACGACGAGCATTTCTCCATGGCCATGTTCGAGTTCCTCAAGGAGTTCCAGGCCAAGAAGGGCGTCAAGCTCCCCAGCGTCGCCGTGTTCTATGAGGACACCCTCTTCGGAGCGGACTCGGCCAAGGTGCAGGAGAAGCTCGCGGGCGAGCAGGGCTACAAGATGGCGGAGAAGATCGCCTACCGCTCGCGCAGCACGTCCCTCACCTCCGAGGTCCAGCGCCTCAAGTCCGCCAACCCATCGGTGCTGCTGCCCACGGGCTACACCAATGACGCCATCCTCTTCGTCCGCACGGCCCGCGAGCTGGACTACAACGCTCCGATGATCCTGACCCAGGATGCCGGCTACATCGAGTCGGACTTCATCACGGCCGTGGGCAAGGACGCCGACGGCATCATGTCGCGCTCGGTGTTCTCCCTCGACCTGGCCGCGAAGAAGCCGATGGTGGCCAAGGTCAATGCGATGTACAAGGCCAAGCAGGGCAAGGATCTCAACGACAATACCTCGCGCTCCTTCACGGGCATGATCGTGCTGCTGGACGCCATCAATCGCGCGGGCTCCACGGACCCGGAGGCGATACGCAAGACGCTCCTCGCCACGGACCTCAAGCCGTCCCAGGTCATCATGCCGTGGAAGGGCGTGAAGTTCGATCCCGCGACGGGCCAGAACGAATCGGGCACCCCCCTCATCACACAGTGGCGAGGGGGACAGCTCAAGATCGTCTGGCCCTTCGACCTCGCCTCCACGGACGTGCTCTACCCGCTGCCCAAGTGGTCCGAGCGCAAGTAGCGTTCCCGGCGCCGCGGGAGGATGACGGCAGGGTGAGGAACCCGGTCGATGGCTGAGGGCGTGCGCATTGGCGTGGACGTGGGGGGCACCTTCACGGATCTCGTGGCCTGGGATCCGGCGGGACGGATGGAATCGTGCAAGGTGCCGACCACGCCCGGGAATCCGGCCGAGGGCGTGCTGAACGGCATCGCCACCCTCGCGCCCAGAACCGGGCCCTGGGCCTCCCTCGCCCACGGGACGACCATGGTCACGAACGCCATCGTGGAGCATCGGGGCGCGCCCGTCGGCTATATCACCACGCGCGGCTTCCGCGACGTGCTCGAGATCGGGCGCATGAGCCGCCTGCACCTCTATCGGCTCGACCTGCCCGCCAAGCCCGAGCCGCTTGTGCCGCGCCGCCGGCGCCGCGAGATCACCGAGCGCGTCGGGCCCGACGGGACGGTGCTCACACGGCTTCACCTGGAAGAGCTTCCCGCCATCGTGGAGGACTTCAAGCGCGAGGGTATCGAGAGCGTGGCCGTGTGCCTGCTCCATTCCTATGCCTCGCCCGCCCACGAGCAGGCGCTCCGCATGGCTCTGGAGGCGCATTTCCCCTACGTCTCGATCTCGAGCGAGATCAACGCGGAGTTCCGGGAGTACGAGCGCGGCTGCACCACCGTGCTCAATGCCTCGGTCATGCCCGTGGCCGCCCGCTATCTCGATGACCTCGCCCACCGCGCCGGCGGCAAGCCGCTTCATCTCCTCAACGCAGCCGGCGGCATGATGTCGGTGGAGGCGGCCAAGGAACGTCCGCTCAGCATGGCCATGTCGGGGCCGGCGGGCGGGGTGGCCGCCGCCGCGCATACCGCGCGAGCGCTCGGGCTCGCGCGCGCCCTGGCCTTCGACATGGGGGGCACCACCACGGACGTCTGCCTCATCGCCGACGGCGTGCCCGAGACGGCGGGGCAGCGCAAGCTCGGCGACTATCCGGCGCGTATGCCCATGATCGCCGTCGAGTCCATTGGCGCGGGCGGCGGCTCCATCGCGAGGGTCGAGCCCACGGGCGCGCTCAAGGTGGGGCCGCGGAGCGCTGGCGCCATGCCGGGGCCGGCCTGCTATGGGCAGGGCGGCACCGAGCCCACGGTGAGCGATGCCAACCTGCTGCTGGGCTATCTCAACGCGGAGCGGGTCTACGGCGGCTCCATCCGCCTCGAGTCGGCCCGGGCGGAGTCCGTCATCGCGCCGCTCGCCGAGCGCTTCGGGCTCTCCCTCATCGAAGCCGCGCATGGCGTGGTCGAGGTCGCCAATGCCAACATGCTCCGCGCGCTGCGGCTCGTCTCGGTCCAGCGTGGCTACGATCTCCGCGAGTTCTCGCTCATCGCCTATGGCGGGGCGGGGCCGCTCCACGCGGGCGCCCTCGCGCGCCAGGCCGGGATCTCGAGCGTCATCGTGCCGGCTCACTCGGGCGCCTTCTCGGCCCTGGGCTGCCTCGTCTCGCCGCTTCGCTATGACACGGTGCAGACGCACCGGGCGCGGCTCGAGACATGGGACGCCAAGGTGGTGGAGGAGCGCTTCCGCGCTCTCGAGGCCCAGTCCCTGCGCCCGCTTCTTGACGAAGGGCATGCCCTGGACCGGATCGTCGTGCTGCGAAGCCTCGACTTCCGCTATCTCGGCCAGAACTACGAGCTCGAGGTGGACTTCGTCCCGGGCGGGCCCGGCGCGCTCAAGGCAGCCTTCGAGAAGCGCCACCGTCAGCTCTATGGCTATGCCACCGGAGAGAACGTCGAGTGCGTCAACCTGCGCGTGACGGCGCGCGCGGCCGAGGAGCCGCCGCCGCTGCCCGTGCCGCCTTCGGGCACATCGGCGGTGGCCACCGGCTCGCACCGCGCGTATTTCCAGGAGAGGGGCGCCGTGGACATGCCGCGCTATGACCGGAGCTGTCTGCCCACTGGTCACCTCGTTACCGGGCCGGCCATGATCGAAGACGAGTGGTCGACCACGATCGTCTACCCGGGCATGCGCTGCGTGGCCGACCGTCTGGGCAATCTCGTCATCGAGGTGGGAGGCCAGGCATGAGTGCCACCACGCTGAGCCCGGTCACCCTGGAAGTCGTGCGCAATGGCCTCTATGCCATCGCCGAGGAG
This DNA window, taken from Candidatus Methylomirabilota bacterium, encodes the following:
- a CDS encoding ABC transporter substrate-binding protein, with the translated sequence MRSWLKRLTLSAGAVAAVMTMAAHAPTAQPKEIVIGVLYPTTGPTAQAGIDSKTAAELAVEIVNGKHDLDLPLARTEGLPNLGGAKVRLIVVDHQGKPELGQSEAERLITQEKVIALYGAYHSSVSATASQVAERYGIPYLSGESSSPTLHRRGFKWFFRTSPHDEHFSMAMFEFLKEFQAKKGVKLPSVAVFYEDTLFGADSAKVQEKLAGEQGYKMAEKIAYRSRSTSLTSEVQRLKSANPSVLLPTGYTNDAILFVRTARELDYNAPMILTQDAGYIESDFITAVGKDADGIMSRSVFSLDLAAKKPMVAKVNAMYKAKQGKDLNDNTSRSFTGMIVLLDAINRAGSTDPEAIRKTLLATDLKPSQVIMPWKGVKFDPATGQNESGTPLITQWRGGQLKIVWPFDLASTDVLYPLPKWSERK
- a CDS encoding hydantoinase/oxoprolinase family protein — translated: MAEGVRIGVDVGGTFTDLVAWDPAGRMESCKVPTTPGNPAEGVLNGIATLAPRTGPWASLAHGTTMVTNAIVEHRGAPVGYITTRGFRDVLEIGRMSRLHLYRLDLPAKPEPLVPRRRRREITERVGPDGTVLTRLHLEELPAIVEDFKREGIESVAVCLLHSYASPAHEQALRMALEAHFPYVSISSEINAEFREYERGCTTVLNASVMPVAARYLDDLAHRAGGKPLHLLNAAGGMMSVEAAKERPLSMAMSGPAGGVAAAAHTARALGLARALAFDMGGTTTDVCLIADGVPETAGQRKLGDYPARMPMIAVESIGAGGGSIARVEPTGALKVGPRSAGAMPGPACYGQGGTEPTVSDANLLLGYLNAERVYGGSIRLESARAESVIAPLAERFGLSLIEAAHGVVEVANANMLRALRLVSVQRGYDLREFSLIAYGGAGPLHAGALARQAGISSVIVPAHSGAFSALGCLVSPLRYDTVQTHRARLETWDAKVVEERFRALEAQSLRPLLDEGHALDRIVVLRSLDFRYLGQNYELEVDFVPGGPGALKAAFEKRHRQLYGYATGENVECVNLRVTARAAEEPPPLPVPPSGTSAVATGSHRAYFQERGAVDMPRYDRSCLPTGHLVTGPAMIEDEWSTTIVYPGMRCVADRLGNLVIEVGGQA